Proteins co-encoded in one Lynx canadensis isolate LIC74 chromosome C1, mLynCan4.pri.v2, whole genome shotgun sequence genomic window:
- the NGF gene encoding beta-nerve growth factor — protein sequence MSMLSYTLITALLIGIQAEPHPESNVPAGHAIPQAHWTKLQHSLDTALRRARSTPAGAIAARVAGQTRNITVDPKLFKKRRLRSPRVLFSTHPPPVAADTQGLDLEAGGAASFNRTHRSKRSSSHPVFHRGEFSVCDSVSVWVGDKTTATDIKGKEVMVLGEVNINNSVFKQYFFETKCRDPTPVDSGCRGIDSKHWNSYCTTTHTFVKALTMDGKQAAWRFIRIDTACVCVLSRKAGRRA from the coding sequence ATGTCCATGTTGTCCTACACTCTGATCACAGCTCTTTTGATCGGCATACAGGCAGAACCACACCCAGAGAGCAATGTCCCAGCAGGACACGCCATCCCCCAAGCCCACTGGACTAAGCTTCAGCATTCCCTCGACACAGCCCTCCGCAGAGCCCGCAGCACCCCGGCCGGGGCAATAGCCGCGAGGGTGGCAGGGCAGACCCGCAACATCACTGTGGAccccaaactttttaaaaagcggCGACTGCGTTCACCCCGCGTGCTGTTCAGCACGCACCCCCCACCTGTGGCTGCAGATACTCAGGGTCTGGACTTGGAGGCGGGTGGTGCTGCCTCCTTCAACAGGACTCACAGGAGCAAGCGGTCGTCGTCGCACCCTGTCTTCCACCGGGGGGAGTTCTCGGTGTGCGACAGTGTCAGCGTGTGGGTGGGGGACAAGACCACCGCCACGGACATCAAGGGCAAGGAGGTGATGGTGCTGGGAGAGGTGAACATTAACAACAGTGTGTTCAAACAGTACTTTTTTGAGACCAAGTGCCGGGACCCCACTCCTGTGGACAGCGGGTGCAGGGGCATCGACTCGAAGCACTGGAACTCATACTGTACCACGACGCACACCTTCGTCAAGGCGCTGACCATGGACGGCAAGCAGGCCGCCTGGCGGTTCATCCGGATCGACacggcctgtgtgtgtgtgctcagcaGGAAGGCTGGGAGAAGAGCCTGA